The Clostridiaceae bacterium HFYG-1003 genome includes a window with the following:
- a CDS encoding class C sortase, translating into MMKKRLSYIIFLVGLTVFMYPHVYNILFEVQSIEAYQEYEEAVQEISESEEQGYLQQFREYNEKLAQGYFNEDFADPFLQNLPVEVTGIQQPGPAVTGPSGQTLPGNPSSGGTGGNQTPAKDPQWSDPYPILSTSSYLPNGAFGYLDIPKLGEKLPIYLGATFSHLERGVAQLEGTSLPVGGIGTNSVIAGHRSLARGALLFKHLDKLRPGDRFYIQIFNQTLTYEVIGSEVILPYQRDKLTIQPGRDLVTLLTCTPYGQVTHRLLVYGMRAE; encoded by the coding sequence ATGATGAAGAAGCGGTTGTCTTACATCATTTTTCTGGTTGGACTGACCGTATTTATGTATCCTCATGTGTATAACATTCTCTTTGAGGTTCAGAGCATCGAAGCCTACCAGGAATATGAAGAAGCGGTTCAGGAGATCAGCGAATCGGAAGAGCAGGGGTATCTGCAGCAATTCCGGGAATATAATGAGAAACTGGCGCAGGGATACTTCAATGAGGATTTCGCAGATCCGTTTCTGCAAAACCTCCCGGTGGAAGTGACGGGCATTCAGCAACCCGGTCCCGCGGTGACAGGACCATCCGGCCAGACCCTGCCGGGCAACCCGTCGAGCGGCGGAACCGGCGGGAATCAGACCCCAGCGAAAGACCCGCAATGGAGTGATCCCTATCCGATTCTTTCGACCAGCTCCTATCTCCCCAATGGGGCGTTTGGTTATTTGGATATTCCGAAGCTGGGGGAGAAACTCCCAATCTACCTGGGAGCAACATTCTCCCATTTGGAACGGGGCGTAGCCCAGCTGGAAGGGACTTCACTCCCGGTTGGTGGAATTGGTACCAATTCTGTTATTGCGGGACATCGCAGTCTGGCCAGAGGAGCGCTGCTGTTCAAGCATCTGGACAAGCTTCGGCCCGGGGATCGTTTCTACATCCAGATCTTCAACCAGACACTCACCTATGAAGTGATAGGTTCGGAAGTGATTCTGCCTTATCAGAGAGATAAACTGACCATCCAGCCTGGGCGCGATCTGGTGACGCTTTTAACCTGTACCCCCTACGGCCAGGTCACACACCGACTGCTGGTTTATGGAATGAGGGCGGAATGA
- a CDS encoding class C sortase, which produces MSREPNNNHSSSRRKILLILVFVLGLSIFLYPTISNFIVDRKQEQIIKGYQADVERLKAEEKKRLREEAEAYNRRLMHGTVIEDPFAINRPQESGISYMDMLNIGEVMAYLEIPDIDVYLPIYHGTSDDVLNNGLGHIEQTSLPVGGIGTNSVITGHRGLPTALMFRNLNELKAGEIFYLHSLDEVLAYRIFETVIVPPNDIERLRIDEDRDLVTLVTCDPYMINTNRLLVRGERTDYVPPPTAGEGTSTTTGVASVPSQTMVQATIPPQSSTVTPQPTAGTPSAPGTQPLLIGLAATGVAAILGWLFWNRRKQEEGEEP; this is translated from the coding sequence ATGAGCCGAGAACCGAACAACAACCATTCATCCTCACGGCGCAAAATTCTTTTGATTCTTGTGTTCGTTCTGGGTCTGTCCATCTTTTTGTATCCTACCATCAGCAATTTCATAGTGGATCGGAAACAGGAACAGATCATTAAGGGATATCAGGCAGATGTCGAACGATTGAAGGCAGAAGAAAAGAAGCGACTGAGAGAGGAAGCCGAAGCCTATAACCGTCGCCTGATGCACGGTACCGTCATTGAGGATCCCTTTGCGATTAACCGTCCTCAGGAATCCGGCATCAGTTATATGGACATGCTGAACATTGGAGAGGTCATGGCCTATCTGGAAATTCCGGACATTGATGTTTATCTGCCGATTTATCACGGAACAAGCGACGATGTTCTCAACAACGGTCTGGGTCACATCGAGCAAACCTCTCTGCCGGTGGGAGGCATTGGCACCAACTCCGTGATTACAGGACACCGGGGACTGCCGACTGCGCTGATGTTTCGAAATCTCAATGAGCTGAAAGCAGGGGAGATCTTCTATCTTCACAGTCTGGATGAAGTATTGGCATATCGAATCTTTGAGACAGTCATTGTCCCACCGAATGATATCGAAAGACTTCGGATCGATGAGGACCGCGATCTGGTAACCCTGGTAACCTGCGATCCCTATATGATCAACACCAACCGGCTGCTCGTCCGGGGAGAGCGAACCGATTATGTACCACCTCCGACCGCAGGGGAGGGAACCAGCACAACGACTGGCGTGGCCAGTGTCCCTTCACAAACAATGGTTCAGGCAACCATTCCGCCACAAAGCAGCACCGTGACTCCGCAGCCAACTGCCGGAACACCGTCAGCTCCGGGAACTCAACCTCTGCTGATTGGATTGGCAGCTACCGGTGTGGCAGCCATTCTGGGCTGGCTCTTCTGGAACCGGCGAAAACAGGAAGAAGGTGAGGAGCCATGA